A genomic window from Equus caballus isolate H_3958 breed thoroughbred chromosome 5, TB-T2T, whole genome shotgun sequence includes:
- the RABGAP1L gene encoding rab GTPase-activating protein 1-like isoform X11: protein MIENGSWSMTFEERENRRLQEASMRLEQENDDLAHELVTSKIALRNDLDQAEDKADVLNKELLLTKQKLVETEEEKRKQEEETAQLKEVFRKQLEKAEYEIKKTTAIIAEYKQICSQLSTRLEKQQAASKEELEVVKGKMMACKHCSDIFSKEGTLKPATITREAPRVESDDEKDSLKKQLREMELELAQTKLQLVEAKCKIQELEHQRGALMNEIQAAKNSWFSKTLNSIKTATGTQPLQLPQPTQPPKEST, encoded by the exons AGGGAGAACCGGAGATTACAGGAGGCCAGCATGAGGTTGGAACAAGAGAATGATGACCTTGCCCATGAACTTGTAACCAGCAAAATTGCTCTACGGAATGACTTGGATCAG GCAGAAGACAAGGCAGACGTGTTGAATAAGGAGCTCCTCTTGACCAAACAGAAGCTGGTGGAGactgaagaagagaagaggaagcaagAGGAAGAGACTGCTCAG CTGAAAGAAGTCTTCAGGAAACAGCTAGAGAAGGCGgaatatgaaataaagaagacGACAGCTATCATTGCCGAGTATAAACAG atCTGTTCGCAGTTAAGTACCAGACTGGAGAAACAGCAAGCAGCCAGCAAGGAGGAGCTGGAAGTGGTAAAG GGTAAAATGATGGCATGTAAGCACTGCAGTGACATTTTCAGCAAGGAGGGCACTTTGAAACCAGCGACCATAACCAGAGAGGCCCCAAGGGTTGAATCGGATGATGAGAAAGACTCACTGAAGAAGCAGCTGCGGGAGATGGAGCTGGAGCTGGCGCAGACCAAACTGCAGCTGGTGGAGGCCAAGTGCAAAATCCAG GAGCTTGAACATCAGAGAGGAGCCCTGATGAATGAAATCCAAGCTGCAAAAAACTCTTGGTTTAGCAAAACCCTGAACTCTATCAAAACGGCCACGGGCACCCAGCCACTGCAGCTGCCACAGCCCACCCAGCCACCCAAGGAGAGCACATAG
- the LOC138924223 gene encoding protein translocase subunit SecD-like has translation MVGLSRRGPGCSRARHNTKRRRERAPPSADRWHETQGSQPARTLDPAPDRGPPPARGASGTFASPSPPRPRPPSAVRRAQPRPAAPGPAPPAAPRSNAQLSRAKRQFAKSNASSSPPRQLHVLNFDPVCAGCAVAAWNRRPPYLNPTPEITY, from the coding sequence ATGGTCGGCCTGAGCAGGCGGGGCCCGGGCTGCAGCCGCGCCCGGCACAACACGAAACGCCGCCGCGAGCGCGCTCCCCCGAGCGCAGACCGCTGGCACGAGACGCAGGGCTCGCAGCCGGCGCGCACACTCGACCCTGCGCCAGACCGCGGCCCGCCTCCCGCACGCGGCGCCTCTGGAACCTTCGCGAGCCCGTCGCCGCCACGGCCCCGCCCCCCGAGCGCCGTCCGCCGCGCTCAGCCCCGCCCCGCTGCGCCTGGTCCCGCTCCGCCCGCCGCGCCGCGAAGCAACGCTCAACTCTCGCGAGCAAAGCGGCAGTTCGCGAAGAGTAACGCCTCTTCCTCCCCGCCCCGGCAACTCCATGTTTTGAACTTTGACCCCGTTTGCGCCGGCTGCGCAGTCGCAGCTTGGAACCGCCGCCCTCCGTACCTTAACCCAACCCCGGAAATAACGTACTGA
- the CACYBP gene encoding calcyclin-binding protein, with the protein MAAALEELQKDLEEVKVLLEKATRKRVRDALTAEKSKIETEIKNKMQQKSQKKAELLDNEKPAAVVAPITTGYTVKISNYGWDQSDKFVKIYITLPGVHQVPTENVQVHFTERSFDLLVKNLNGKSYSMIVNNLLKPISVEGSSKKVKTDTVLILCRKKAENTRWDYLTQVEKECKEKEKPSYDTETDPSEGLMNVLKKIYEDGDDDMKRTINKAWVESREKQAKGETEF; encoded by the exons ATGGCCGCAGCTTTGGAGGAG CTACAGAAAGATCTAGAAGAGGTGAAGGTGCTACTGGAAAAAGCCACTAGAAAAAGAGTACGTGATGCCCTTACAGCTGAAAAATCCAAGATTGAGACAGAAATCAAAAACAAGATGCAGCAGAAATCACAGAAGAAAGCAGAACTTCTTGACAATGAAAAGCCAGCGGCTGTGGTTGCTCCCATTACAACGGGCTATACCGTGAAAATCAGTAATTACG gATGGGATCAGTCAGATAAGTTTGTGAAAATCTACATTACCTTACCTGGAGTTCATCAAGTCCCCACTGAGAATGTGCAGGTGCATTTCACAGAGAG GTCATTTGATCTTCTGGTAAAGAATCTAAATGGGAAGAGTTACTCCATGATTGTGAACAATCTTTTGAAACCCATCTCTGTGGAAGGCAGTTCAAAAAAA GTCAAGACAGACACAGTTCTTATCTTATgtagaaagaaagcagaaaacacaCGGTGGGACTACCTGACACAGGTTGAAAAAGAATGCAAAGAGAAAGA aaagcCCTCCTACGACACTGAAACAGATCCTAGTGAGGGATTGATGAATGTTCTAAAGAAAATTTATGAAGATGGAGATGATGACATGAAGCGAACCATTAATAAAGCCTGGGTGGAATCAAGAGAGAAGCAAGCAAAAGGAGAGACAGAATTTTGA